In the Candidatus Methylacidithermus pantelleriae genome, GCGCCGCGCTCCGAACAGAGACTGCCATTAAGCCTCAATGGGAATCGTCTTCTTGTGGGATCGCACCTCTTCAGTCTTCGGAAGCGTGATTTTCAGGACTCCCTTCTTGAAAGAAGCCTTTGCCTTGTCCGTGTTGACGTCTTCGGGCAGCGCTATGGCGCGCTCAAACGCTCCAAACTGCCGCTCGGAGTGATAATAATCAACGGGGATTTGCTCGCGTTTTTCGCGTTTATCGCCCTTGATGGTTAGCCCGTCGTCGGAATAGCTCACTTCGATATCCTTTTCCTCCATTGCGGGCAACTCGGCCGTCACACAGAATTCCTTGTCGGTTTCGGTGACGTCGACCGTTGGCATGAATGGGGAGAACTGCGGATCAGCCCGGAGGCTGCCTTCCGGATGCTGGTGACCACGGGATTAATCCTTCTATGGCTGCACCAGCCCGAAACCTAAAGGAAAAAGATTCGCTTCCCCCACGCCAAGGCTTTTGCCAAAAAAATACCGTGTCATTCCCGCTCTTTTATACCAGCCTGCGAGAATACCAGTATTACGCGGGAGAAACGCCCGTAGCTCTCATGTATCACCACCTCGAGCGATGCCCTGTAACTTGCGGCCCCGCTCGGGCACTTTTCGTTTCTCCAAAGCGGTTTGAGCGTCAACTCGCAGAACTC is a window encoding:
- a CDS encoding Hsp20/alpha crystallin family protein; the encoded protein is MPTVDVTETDKEFCVTAELPAMEEKDIEVSYSDDGLTIKGDKREKREQIPVDYYHSERQFGAFERAIALPEDVNTDKAKASFKKGVLKITLPKTEEVRSHKKTIPIEA